The proteins below come from a single Erysipelothrix piscisicarius genomic window:
- a CDS encoding LTA synthase family protein — MEKPQVLLSSAYTLSFALKFVLVSIPVGLLFMFLQAIINNTIIFIPGEYVRARSHRIVNSILVILIVIGAAFFFFSRWFTAFFGALTPEQFIFNLISPVKGTGDSVMVQLLKPIVKTALVAIIFVLVLLNKKDLHIFRKHRREVFTSQQLRTSTLIIGIVLALLGTVYGVKRLRLDEVATSVASKSPYIESNYVKPSDDILHFPEKKRNLIHIYVESVENSSLPKELGGHMDVNLMPEMTELAKEGMSFSHNDTFGGPYQTYGSGWSVAAMVNMGMGIPLKVPAEGQDYRKSGYFLPGARGIGDILHDQGYEQTIMFGADADFGGLTTYFTSHGGFNIFDLNHARSEGLIPQDYQVWWGYEDDKLYRFAKDEITRLSTTGKPFNFTMETADTHFPDGYLQEGAPTPHDSQYANVIQFSQAETVKFVRWIQAQPFYKDTTILITGDHLSMDKKFFEHFDPSYQRTVFNLILNAPQKSAETHNRAFSPVDFFPTTLSAMGVEIEGHRLGLGTDLFSKEPTLVERDGLETFNAELSRRSTFYDRSLMTTLDK, encoded by the coding sequence TTGGAGAAGCCTCAAGTTTTATTAAGCAGTGCTTATACTTTAAGCTTTGCACTTAAGTTTGTGCTTGTTTCAATTCCTGTAGGATTACTCTTCATGTTTCTTCAAGCGATTATCAATAATACGATTATTTTTATTCCTGGAGAATATGTTCGTGCACGGAGTCACCGTATTGTAAATAGTATTCTTGTCATACTAATTGTGATCGGTGCTGCATTTTTCTTCTTTTCACGTTGGTTTACAGCTTTCTTTGGTGCACTCACACCTGAGCAGTTCATCTTTAACCTGATCTCTCCAGTCAAAGGAACCGGAGATAGTGTTATGGTTCAATTATTAAAACCAATCGTAAAGACTGCTCTGGTTGCTATTATATTTGTTCTTGTCCTCTTAAACAAAAAGGACTTACATATTTTTAGAAAACACCGTCGCGAAGTATTTACCTCTCAGCAATTGCGTACATCAACTTTAATCATTGGAATTGTACTTGCTTTATTGGGGACTGTGTATGGCGTGAAACGATTACGACTGGATGAAGTCGCAACTTCAGTTGCAAGTAAATCTCCCTATATTGAGTCAAATTACGTCAAACCGAGCGATGATATACTTCATTTTCCAGAAAAAAAACGCAATCTAATTCATATTTATGTTGAATCTGTGGAGAACTCTTCCCTACCTAAAGAATTAGGTGGACACATGGATGTGAATTTGATGCCAGAGATGACTGAACTTGCGAAAGAGGGGATGAGTTTTTCTCATAATGACACCTTTGGAGGACCCTATCAAACATATGGATCCGGATGGTCTGTCGCAGCAATGGTTAATATGGGAATGGGAATTCCTTTAAAAGTTCCAGCAGAAGGTCAAGACTACCGTAAATCGGGATATTTCTTACCGGGTGCTCGCGGTATTGGAGATATTCTTCATGATCAAGGATACGAACAAACCATTATGTTTGGGGCTGATGCTGATTTTGGAGGGCTTACAACTTACTTTACTTCTCACGGTGGATTTAATATATTCGATTTAAACCATGCGCGAAGTGAGGGACTTATTCCTCAAGACTATCAAGTATGGTGGGGCTATGAGGATGATAAACTGTATCGCTTTGCAAAAGATGAAATAACACGTCTTTCCACAACTGGAAAACCGTTTAATTTCACCATGGAAACAGCCGATACACATTTTCCTGATGGCTACTTACAAGAAGGCGCACCCACACCACACGATTCTCAATATGCAAACGTAATTCAATTCTCACAAGCAGAAACTGTTAAGTTTGTTCGTTGGATTCAAGCGCAGCCCTTCTATAAAGACACAACCATTCTAATCACGGGTGATCACTTGAGTATGGATAAAAAATTCTTTGAGCATTTTGATCCGAGCTATCAACGCACGGTCTTTAACCTAATTCTCAATGCACCTCAAAAATCCGCAGAAACTCATAACCGTGCATTTTCCCCCGTTGATTTCTTCCCGACAACACTTTCCGCAATGGGTGTCGAGATCGAAGGCCACCGTCTTGGTTTGGGTACTGATTTGTTCTCAAAAGAACCAACACTGGTTGAACGTGATGGTCTTGAGACCTTTAATGCAGAACTATCTCGTAGAAGTACTTTCTATGATCGTTCTTTAATGACAACACTCGATAAATAA
- a CDS encoding glutamate-5-semialdehyde dehydrogenase, which produces MKEIGINAKEASRSLALLTQEQKNKALKHIGDDLLGQANVIIEANQLDLEAADQNGITGALRDRLILNQARIEAMVQGLNELTLLKDPVGEVLEVLEPENGLYIERVSVPLGVIGIIYESRPNVTVDAFGLCFKSGNAVVLKGGKEAIHTNIELERIVRNSLTDLNINPNCVQVIKDTRREVTTQLMKLNEYIDVLIPRGSAGLIRAVVENSTIPVIETGAGNCHIYVDHDADVSMALDIIENAKCQRLGVCNTMESLVVHKDIAPTFLPLLVNKLSHVVYHGDLVACEIVDTMVLANEDDFRKEYLDLEMSVKVVDSLEEAIAHINFYNTKHSEAIITNNEKTAQRFTQEVDASTVYVNASTRFTDGSQFGFGAEIGISTQKLHARGPMGLKQLTSYKYIVKGKGQTRV; this is translated from the coding sequence ATGAAAGAAATTGGAATTAACGCAAAAGAAGCATCGCGCTCGCTTGCACTTCTGACACAAGAACAGAAGAATAAAGCACTTAAACATATTGGCGATGATTTATTAGGACAAGCTAATGTAATTATCGAAGCGAATCAATTGGATTTGGAAGCGGCAGATCAAAATGGAATTACTGGCGCATTGCGTGATCGCTTAATTTTAAATCAAGCACGCATTGAAGCGATGGTACAAGGTCTAAATGAACTTACGCTGTTAAAGGATCCAGTTGGTGAAGTTTTAGAGGTTTTAGAACCTGAAAATGGATTGTACATTGAAAGAGTATCCGTACCACTGGGTGTTATTGGGATTATTTATGAATCAAGACCCAATGTAACGGTCGATGCTTTTGGTTTATGTTTTAAAAGTGGCAATGCGGTTGTATTAAAAGGTGGAAAAGAAGCGATACATACCAATATAGAACTTGAACGAATTGTTCGTAACAGCTTGACGGATTTAAATATAAATCCCAACTGTGTCCAAGTTATTAAAGATACACGTCGTGAAGTAACGACCCAACTTATGAAACTTAATGAATATATCGATGTCTTGATTCCACGAGGGAGCGCGGGCTTGATTCGTGCCGTTGTGGAAAACAGTACCATACCCGTTATTGAGACGGGGGCAGGGAATTGTCATATTTATGTTGATCACGATGCGGATGTATCGATGGCTTTAGATATTATTGAAAACGCGAAATGTCAGAGATTGGGTGTGTGCAATACGATGGAGTCTTTAGTTGTTCATAAAGATATTGCACCAACATTTTTACCTTTATTAGTGAATAAGCTTTCTCATGTTGTTTATCATGGGGATTTGGTTGCGTGTGAAATTGTGGATACAATGGTACTCGCAAATGAGGATGATTTTAGAAAAGAGTATTTGGATCTAGAAATGTCGGTTAAGGTTGTGGATTCTTTAGAAGAAGCGATTGCGCATATTAATTTCTATAATACTAAGCATTCAGAAGCGATCATTACAAATAATGAGAAAACGGCTCAACGCTTTACGCAAGAAGTGGATGCATCTACAGTGTATGTGAATGCATCAACACGCTTTACAGACGGCTCACAGTTTGGTTTTGGGGCTGAGATAGGCATTAGTACTCAAAAGTTGCATGCGCGTGGTCCTATGGGCTTAAAACAGCTTACATCGTATAAATATATCGTAAAAGGAAAAGGTCAGACACGTGTCTGA
- the proB gene encoding glutamate 5-kinase — MNREVLRDKKRIVVKVGSSSLTHKESGDLNFRKLEQLVRVLADLKSQGKEVVLVSSGAQAVGRKALNLSQIPDKMAKKQALAAIGQAKLMMTYQRLFAEYNQVVAQVLLTKHTMFKEESRNNAKNTFHELLEMGVIPIVNENDTVATHEIEFGDNDHLSAFVLAMIDADLLIILSDIDGFYTDDPSQNEDARLIEYVEKIDERHLKMGKETSSSAVGTGGMSAKIDAGRIVTSSGADMVLANGKDVNILHQILDGEVVGTYFKANKAESFDLEAYL; from the coding sequence ATGAATAGAGAAGTTTTAAGAGATAAAAAACGTATTGTGGTGAAAGTAGGGTCATCATCCCTTACGCATAAAGAATCAGGAGACTTAAATTTTCGTAAGCTCGAGCAACTCGTCCGAGTTTTGGCTGACTTAAAAAGCCAAGGTAAAGAAGTTGTGCTTGTGTCTTCTGGAGCACAAGCAGTTGGTCGAAAGGCATTAAATCTATCTCAGATCCCCGATAAAATGGCCAAGAAGCAAGCACTAGCCGCGATTGGTCAAGCGAAGCTAATGATGACCTATCAGCGATTGTTTGCGGAGTACAATCAAGTGGTTGCGCAAGTGTTACTTACAAAACATACAATGTTTAAAGAAGAAAGTCGCAACAACGCCAAAAATACTTTTCATGAACTTTTAGAAATGGGTGTTATTCCGATTGTGAATGAAAATGATACCGTAGCTACTCATGAGATTGAGTTTGGGGATAATGACCATCTCAGTGCGTTTGTACTTGCGATGATTGACGCGGATTTGCTTATTATTCTTTCCGATATTGATGGGTTTTATACGGATGATCCATCACAAAATGAAGATGCGCGACTCATCGAATATGTGGAGAAAATTGATGAACGTCATCTGAAAATGGGGAAAGAAACAAGTTCTTCCGCTGTTGGTACGGGTGGCATGAGTGCGAAGATTGATGCAGGTCGCATTGTAACCAGTTCCGGAGCAGATATGGTCTTGGCAAACGGGAAAGACGTGAATATACTTCATCAAATTCTTGATGGGGAAGTAGTTGGAACTTATTTTAAAGCAAATAAAGCAGAATCGTTTGATTTAGAAGCTTATTTGTAG
- a CDS encoding G5 domain-containing protein has protein sequence MKKRITLLLCIVLLTCCGAKTKSEETLEAKTFTTKDVELLKNHGLDVTENNEVKVDKDGNMVFMVDEKEVRVPFTLLDDKDGDQKITDVLKEQKEASKETKNEVKKESEKKQEKPSEKKEPTGTYREAKDYESIAFSEEYREDASMNKGESYVQRDGENGKKEIVYSVKVVDGVDSEWTVKSSSVVKHPVNKIIVNGTYEARGSMSDGYATEVYNLINAKRRANGLSNLTWSNSLYNSAQIRAKEISVLFEHTRPNGQSVLSMANDINGENIVYGRIDMDFLVNLWINSPGHYSNIMNDFNYTATAVYIEDGYAYAVQLFGY, from the coding sequence ATGAAAAAACGAATTACCTTATTATTATGTATTGTATTACTAACATGTTGTGGCGCAAAGACAAAATCTGAGGAAACACTTGAAGCTAAAACCTTCACAACAAAAGACGTGGAACTTCTTAAAAACCATGGTTTGGATGTTACTGAAAATAATGAAGTCAAGGTTGATAAAGATGGAAACATGGTCTTTATGGTTGATGAGAAGGAAGTCAGAGTTCCATTTACATTATTGGATGATAAAGACGGCGATCAGAAAATAACGGATGTTTTGAAGGAACAAAAAGAAGCATCTAAAGAAACTAAAAACGAAGTGAAAAAAGAATCTGAGAAAAAACAAGAGAAACCGTCTGAGAAGAAGGAACCAACGGGAACCTATCGTGAAGCGAAAGATTATGAATCCATTGCATTTTCTGAGGAATACCGCGAAGATGCATCAATGAATAAAGGTGAAAGTTACGTTCAACGTGATGGAGAAAACGGCAAGAAAGAAATTGTCTACAGCGTCAAGGTTGTGGATGGTGTGGATTCAGAATGGACTGTGAAAAGTTCCTCAGTCGTTAAACATCCTGTTAATAAGATTATTGTGAATGGAACGTATGAAGCACGGGGATCAATGAGTGATGGTTATGCAACTGAGGTTTATAATCTCATTAACGCAAAGCGTCGTGCTAACGGTTTAAGCAATTTAACTTGGTCAAATAGCCTTTATAATTCAGCTCAAATAAGAGCAAAAGAGATTTCTGTTCTGTTTGAACACACTCGTCCGAATGGGCAATCGGTGTTATCAATGGCAAACGATATCAATGGTGAAAACATTGTATACGGTCGTATTGATATGGATTTCTTAGTGAACTTATGGATCAACTCTCCAGGACATTACAGTAATATCATGAACGACTTTAATTACACAGCGACAGCTGTTTATATTGAAGATGGTTATGCATACGCAGTACAACTCTTTGGATACTAG
- a CDS encoding HAD family hydrolase, whose amino-acid sequence MNYDAVIYDLDGTVVNTFDMNLYPLMKIVEEEPGIHMTYDELIHLTCYDGHGVLKALGISTDVYPRWVQYVNEYPHPATLFDGIEFVLESLDGIVKQGVASSKRRLQYDIDVVENGMDGYFNDVVLSGDTQHHKPHPEPLLVCAEMLDITPNRALYVGDSIFDYQAAKAAGMAFGLASWGNVSMEGMDEIDFVLETPADILKAVF is encoded by the coding sequence ATGAACTATGATGCAGTTATCTACGATCTCGATGGGACGGTCGTAAACACATTTGATATGAACCTTTACCCATTAATGAAAATTGTTGAAGAGGAGCCCGGAATTCATATGACTTATGATGAATTGATTCACTTAACATGTTATGACGGGCATGGTGTTTTAAAAGCATTAGGCATTTCGACAGATGTTTATCCACGTTGGGTTCAATATGTGAATGAATATCCACATCCTGCAACGTTGTTTGACGGTATTGAATTTGTACTCGAATCTCTTGATGGCATCGTTAAGCAAGGTGTCGCGTCATCAAAACGTCGCTTACAGTATGATATTGATGTGGTGGAAAACGGAATGGATGGTTATTTTAACGATGTTGTGTTATCCGGAGATACACAACATCATAAACCACACCCCGAACCCCTTCTTGTCTGTGCAGAAATGCTTGATATCACTCCCAACCGCGCTTTATATGTTGGAGATAGTATTTTTGATTATCAAGCTGCTAAGGCCGCTGGAATGGCTTTTGGACTGGCAAGTTGGGGTAATGTTTCGATGGAAGGAATGGATGAAATTGATTTTGTTCTTGAAACACCCGCTGACATCCTCAAAGCAGTATTCTAA
- a CDS encoding serine hydrolase domain-containing protein: MNQAHQLVDDGYVSGLAFAVYENGIWTETIYGTTTFEGQKLEETHQFDVASITKLFTTTRILQLCDEKVLSLDEPIQTYINDFKNPEITVSHCLLHRSGLSPSVTGRSEMNREQIYLSVMNCDDLISAPNQETIYSCINFLILGYLIEAVDTDLNQSFSKSIFNPLEMTNTTFNPRQTERCIPTELTEKYGLLQGVVHDETARNCGGIVGNAGLFSTLPDLKRFMEAMLTSDSRLLSSKSYEQIRSTNINSRSYGWNRYVYNDIDACYHTGFTGPLLVFHDNRAMILLAHRVHPTREDHGYLQKREALMQTFLVKKRNRL; encoded by the coding sequence ATGAATCAAGCACATCAACTCGTCGATGATGGATATGTTAGTGGACTTGCCTTTGCCGTCTATGAAAATGGCATCTGGACCGAGACGATTTATGGCACCACAACATTTGAAGGTCAAAAACTTGAAGAAACGCACCAATTTGATGTGGCATCAATCACAAAATTATTCACAACAACGCGCATCCTTCAACTTTGCGATGAAAAAGTACTCTCCTTGGATGAACCCATCCAAACATACATTAACGATTTTAAAAATCCTGAAATTACCGTATCACACTGTTTGCTTCATCGTTCAGGTTTGTCTCCAAGTGTTACAGGACGTTCTGAAATGAACCGTGAACAAATTTACTTAAGCGTGATGAATTGTGACGATCTCATCAGTGCCCCAAATCAAGAAACCATTTACTCTTGTATTAATTTTTTAATCCTTGGATACCTTATCGAAGCAGTAGACACCGATTTAAACCAGAGCTTCTCTAAATCTATTTTTAATCCCCTCGAGATGACGAACACAACATTTAATCCGAGACAGACTGAACGGTGTATTCCCACGGAGTTAACGGAAAAATATGGTCTACTCCAAGGTGTTGTCCACGACGAAACGGCGCGAAATTGTGGGGGCATTGTTGGCAATGCCGGTCTTTTTTCTACATTACCCGACCTAAAACGATTTATGGAAGCAATGCTTACTTCCGATTCTCGCCTTTTATCATCAAAATCCTATGAGCAAATTCGAAGCACAAATATTAATTCGCGTTCGTACGGTTGGAACCGATACGTCTATAACGATATCGATGCCTGTTATCATACTGGGTTCACAGGACCGCTTCTTGTTTTTCATGATAATCGAGCCATGATATTACTTGCTCATCGCGTTCATCCAACTCGTGAAGATCACGGTTATCTGCAAAAGCGCGAAGCGCTCATGCAAACGTTTCTTGTAAAAAAAAGAAATAGACTTTAA
- a CDS encoding phosphatase PAP2 family protein has protein sequence MELSILNWIQTLRTPMLDRFFALFTSLGDHGEIWFIILIILFIMKKTRKIAILGLIALAIEVVLISGIIKPIVMRPRPFYANPVDLIISVPRGSSFPSGHAASSFAVAMILYFNHIKYKPIYLTLAILMAFSRIYAYVHYPSDVLAGTLLGILIAYEVTKYQDELFKIMNSILIKIGIKKEIAP, from the coding sequence ATGGAACTATCAATCTTAAACTGGATACAGACTTTGCGCACACCGATGTTGGATCGTTTTTTTGCGCTCTTTACATCATTGGGTGATCATGGTGAGATTTGGTTTATCATTTTAATAATCTTATTTATAATGAAAAAAACACGTAAAATCGCAATTTTAGGGCTCATTGCGCTTGCGATAGAAGTGGTCTTAATTAGCGGCATTATTAAACCAATAGTCATGCGTCCTCGACCTTTTTACGCTAATCCCGTAGATTTAATCATCTCGGTTCCGAGAGGATCGTCCTTTCCTTCAGGCCATGCAGCCAGTTCATTTGCGGTTGCAATGATTCTGTACTTTAATCATATTAAATACAAGCCTATTTATCTCACTTTAGCGATTCTCATGGCATTTTCAAGGATTTATGCTTATGTTCATTATCCATCGGATGTTTTGGCAGGGACGTTGTTGGGTATTCTAATTGCATATGAGGTTACGAAATATCAGGATGAACTCTTTAAAATCATGAATTCAATTCTAATTAAAATAGGTATAAAAAAAGAAATAGCTCCTTAA
- a CDS encoding metal ABC transporter permease produces MTISIPMQIMMIAVVVALSCSLLGVFLVLKKMAMMSDAITHTILLGIVIGFIITHDFNSPILILGASITGVLTVYLIEMLQSTRLLSEESSIGVVFPLLFSIAIILITRYAGSVHLDTDAVLLGEIAFAPFDTMLVLGMELPKSLVTMSVILVVDLLFVLIFFKELKLTSFDPLLAATLGFAPVLLHYALMTLISVTAVGAFNAVGSVLVIAFMIGPPITAFLLTHDLVKLILISSGFAIFNAITGYQFASHFDVSIAGSMALMTGISFGIVFLFSPREGLISNKIRRHQQKSEFAELTVLFHLFNHEESEVEAEEAGVWSIYEHLNWSQTKIQKIIESLEMKKYVTIDRDIIKLTDLGREVSINHAETIFDR; encoded by the coding sequence ATGACAATATCAATTCCAATGCAAATCATGATGATTGCGGTTGTCGTCGCTTTATCCTGTTCATTACTCGGTGTATTCTTAGTTCTTAAAAAAATGGCGATGATGAGTGATGCAATTACGCATACGATTTTATTGGGGATCGTTATAGGATTCATTATTACTCATGATTTTAACTCCCCAATCCTTATTTTAGGGGCATCAATTACAGGTGTGCTCACCGTATACCTGATTGAGATGTTGCAGAGTACGCGTCTTCTTTCAGAAGAATCCTCAATTGGTGTTGTATTTCCACTGCTCTTTAGTATCGCAATTATCTTAATTACGCGATATGCAGGTTCGGTACACTTAGATACCGATGCAGTATTATTAGGTGAAATTGCTTTCGCGCCATTTGATACAATGCTCGTTCTTGGGATGGAGTTGCCAAAGAGTTTAGTTACGATGTCGGTTATACTCGTTGTTGATTTACTCTTTGTACTAATATTCTTTAAAGAACTAAAACTTACAAGTTTTGATCCACTTCTTGCCGCAACACTGGGCTTTGCGCCTGTACTCCTACATTATGCGTTAATGACGCTTATTTCAGTAACGGCTGTCGGTGCATTTAATGCCGTTGGATCGGTGCTTGTTATCGCATTTATGATTGGACCTCCAATCACAGCATTCTTATTGACACATGACTTAGTTAAATTGATTCTTATTAGTTCTGGGTTCGCAATCTTTAATGCCATCACGGGTTATCAATTCGCAAGTCATTTTGACGTTTCAATAGCTGGAAGTATGGCACTGATGACAGGAATCTCATTTGGTATCGTATTTCTCTTCTCGCCACGAGAGGGTTTAATTTCAAATAAAATTCGCCGTCACCAACAAAAAAGCGAATTTGCTGAACTTACAGTTCTCTTCCATCTGTTTAATCACGAAGAAAGTGAAGTAGAAGCAGAAGAAGCGGGTGTATGGAGTATTTATGAACACCTCAACTGGTCTCAAACAAAGATACAAAAAATTATTGAAAGTTTAGAAATGAAAAAGTATGTTACGATTGATCGAGATATCATTAAATTAACGGACTTGGGCCGTGAAGTAAGTATCAATCATGCTGAAACAATCTTTGACCGCTAG
- a CDS encoding metal ABC transporter permease, which yields MINAIIDLFSNYTFQIVALGSIALGILTGVTGTFAVLRKQSLLGDSIAHSALAGITVSFIMTGTKNTEILLLGALIAGLLATLIINSISNNTRINFESAMALVMSVFFGVGFILLTHIQKMPDSQQAGLERFLFGQAATILQRDVYFVIGVTLVVVVLMILLWKEIKVFSFDPIYAHSIGLSTQFLNIVLSGFIVAAIIMGIQMVGVVLMSALIIAPAVAARQWTRSLTGMTILAAVFGAISGLGGTIVSSLINKFPTGPAVVVIASSIVIVSLLFAPGRGIINKGLRQHGAKQAFEADMAIINLLTHQLLDIDAQFTKEQLQEACIIDHHREGKSFDRLFNNLKKRHMVERVDDSMYFKLTRVAKLEYEQNRGDQL from the coding sequence ATGATAAATGCAATTATCGATTTGTTTAGTAACTATACATTTCAAATCGTTGCACTTGGATCGATTGCGTTAGGAATTCTTACCGGAGTTACTGGAACATTTGCGGTACTTCGAAAACAAAGTTTACTTGGAGACAGTATTGCTCACTCAGCATTAGCTGGGATTACGGTGTCATTTATTATGACCGGAACTAAAAATACAGAGATATTGCTTCTAGGTGCCCTTATTGCAGGTCTTCTTGCAACGTTAATTATTAACTCAATCTCAAACAACACTCGAATAAATTTCGAGAGTGCAATGGCACTTGTGATGTCGGTATTCTTTGGGGTAGGATTTATTCTTCTTACTCATATTCAAAAAATGCCGGATTCACAACAAGCTGGTTTGGAACGATTTCTATTTGGTCAAGCGGCCACAATTCTACAAAGAGATGTTTACTTTGTAATAGGGGTAACCCTTGTTGTGGTTGTTCTTATGATCTTATTATGGAAAGAAATTAAGGTGTTCTCATTTGATCCGATTTATGCGCATTCAATTGGGTTATCCACACAGTTTCTTAATATTGTATTATCTGGATTTATTGTCGCTGCAATTATTATGGGAATACAGATGGTAGGGGTTGTCTTAATGTCAGCACTTATTATTGCACCTGCAGTTGCTGCTCGACAATGGACCCGATCCTTAACAGGAATGACAATTCTTGCTGCAGTATTTGGTGCAATTTCAGGTCTTGGAGGAACCATCGTAAGTTCTCTCATAAATAAATTTCCTACAGGTCCTGCGGTTGTCGTGATTGCAAGCAGTATTGTTATTGTAAGTCTTCTATTTGCTCCTGGACGTGGAATTATTAACAAAGGTCTCCGTCAACACGGTGCAAAACAAGCATTTGAAGCAGATATGGCAATTATTAATTTATTGACACATCAATTGCTTGATATTGATGCACAGTTTACAAAAGAACAATTACAAGAAGCATGTATTATTGATCATCATCGTGAAGGAAAATCGTTTGATCGTCTCTTCAATAATCTCAAGAAACGACATATGGTCGAACGGGTTGATGACTCAATGTACTTTAAGTTAACGCGTGTTGCGAAATTAGAATACGAACAAAATCGAGGTGATCAGTTATGA
- a CDS encoding metal ABC transporter ATP-binding protein has product MAEKEYAIEVEDLTVTYDVKPVLWDCDVKFEKGKLTAIVGPNGAGKSTMIKAIMGLLKPISGKITINGQHQKDEYKNIAYVPQSGSVDWDFPATVEDIVLMGRYGHIGWIKRPRKEDREIANEMLERVGMSAYRDRQISQLSGGQQQRVFLARALTQQAEIYILDEPLKGVDVKTEEILMTLLKELAAAGKTVIVVHHDLTSIEGYFDNIALVNVKLVAWGPVQNTFTQENLKLTYHTDVGGIVKS; this is encoded by the coding sequence ATGGCAGAGAAGGAATATGCAATCGAAGTTGAAGATTTGACGGTCACTTATGACGTTAAACCTGTTCTATGGGATTGTGATGTAAAATTTGAAAAGGGGAAATTGACCGCAATTGTTGGACCTAACGGTGCAGGGAAATCGACTATGATTAAGGCGATTATGGGTCTTTTAAAACCTATTTCTGGAAAAATAACAATAAATGGACAGCATCAAAAGGATGAATATAAGAATATCGCTTATGTACCTCAAAGCGGAAGTGTTGACTGGGATTTTCCCGCTACCGTGGAAGACATCGTTTTGATGGGACGTTATGGTCATATTGGATGGATTAAACGCCCACGTAAAGAAGACCGTGAAATCGCAAATGAGATGCTCGAACGTGTTGGAATGAGTGCTTATCGGGATCGACAAATTAGTCAACTCTCAGGTGGACAACAACAACGTGTTTTCCTTGCTCGTGCATTAACACAACAAGCTGAGATTTATATCTTAGATGAGCCTTTAAAAGGGGTAGATGTTAAGACAGAAGAAATCTTGATGACATTGCTCAAAGAACTTGCGGCAGCAGGTAAAACGGTAATTGTTGTGCATCACGACCTAACAAGCATTGAAGGTTATTTTGATAACATAGCACTTGTTAATGTAAAACTTGTTGCGTGGGGTCCTGTTCAAAATACCTTTACTCAAGAAAACCTAAAACTTACCTACCATACAGATGTAGGAGGTATTGTAAAATCATGA